The DNA sequence aaagaccaaatgACCACTCAACTGACTCAGATAACATTCAACAGATTAATCACTGAGTAATATAATCGTTAGTTGGAGCACTACTCTCACAGCTGCATTTTCAGTTGCAGGAAGCAGCTGTTTTTGGTCGGAAAAGCCCTAAAAATCCACTGTAACACCAAACGGcacacagacaaagttagtgacTAGGTGGGAaaatagtggagcatttagaagctgaggagagggagagggagagggagagagagagagagagagagagagagagagagagagagagagagagagagagagagagagagagagagagagagagagagagagagagagagatttcttAAAAGTTATTATCAGACTTCTTCATCAGGATCATGGACAACCAAATGAATGCTGATGTTACTCTGCATTTTCTGGATGTGTTAATAGGAAACTGTTCACCAAAACAAATTATGTCAAACATGTTTTCACAGTTTGTTTCCTGATGCCACCAGAAAATCAGTTATTGCACATTATTGAACAGATGCTGCACTAATAACTTGTGACATCTGTTTAAGTGATTTCTGTTCAGACTTTTATGGCTGTTGAAATGATGTTCATAATGTGTTTGCACTGACCTGCAGATGGCTGGAGCGTTTGAAGGCTTTGCCGCACTGCTGGCAAACGTGAGGCTTCTTCTGTGAGTGAGTGATGGCATGGCGCTCAAGGTCAGAGAGGTAAAAGAAGACCCGCGGGCACAGCTGGCAGTACAGCACCCTGCGGGAGCTCATGGCATTGGGTGACGCCGCTGGAGAAAGAGGGTCTAGCGGGTCGAGGGGGTCAAGTTTGCCAGAGGAGAGGATGGTTCCgataggaggagaggaaggagcagCAGCGCTGGAGTAGTAAATATGGTCCTCCAGAGGTAAATGTTCCGATTGCAGGTCAGAGGAGTCAAATTTGGGCTCTGAAGCTGGTGATTGGGCTTCTGCGTCTGAGCTGGGCTGAGCTGAGGGGTCATAGGTCAAACTAGCAGCGCACTGTTTGTGCGGagaggatgctgctgctgtaaaagtTGATGGCTTGTTGTTCTCATTTGAGACTTCTTCGGCAGATATGGCTTCAAGTCCGAGGTTCGAATCGGAAGAGTTGATCTGAGCGTGAATGAGGGCTCCTCCAGAAGTGTTAACGTGATTGTTGTGGAGAGCAGGAGCGGGTGAAGGGACAGCAAGAGAGGTGAGAACAGAGCTGGAGTTTACATTATTCATTCCTGATAGGATAACAGGGGGGTTATTGGGACTTAGTCTGATGACAGGCTGAGACAGCGTGGGCAGAGGCGACCCCAGAGTGCTGACCTGACCAGAGGGCAGAGGAAGGGAGACTGGGGCGGAGTCCGTGGTGATCTGGGACAGCTGACCAGTCGTGGGGTCAAGGACAGCAATAGGAGTGGAGGTAGAGGCAGAGTCACCAGAGGAAGAGGttacagaggagaggagaagtaaCACGGGGGTGGAAGCACCAGGTGAGGTCTGagtgacagaaagaggaagCGAGAGACCCAccggagcagaggagagctgaggagaggaagaggaggacgataAAAGCAGAATCGAGGCATTAGTAGAGGGGTTTGTGAGGATCTGAATGGGCTGGCTGGAGACTGATATCCCAGAGGGTTGGGACAGTGCAGTGTTAGGCTCCTGAACAGATTTAACACATGGCTCTGAGGCCTTAGACGAATCTGAGTTTGTAATCAAACTTGTGAAGACTTCTGGAGCCTTTGTCTGATCCAGACCTAGTGATGGTGAATCTGTAGCGGGGGTTGGTGAGGGATGTATATCATCAGAAGGTGCATTCAGTGCATTATCTAAACTTTGGCTGAGACTAGGACCTGACCCCTTTTTCTCCAGCTCTGCTGAATTTGCCTGATCTGACTGAGGATCCTCTGATGTGGAAGCATCGACTTGCGGCACTTTGAGTCCATCTGGACTAAGAGTGTATGGGATTCCTTGGTCGTCTATGAGAAGAAGGTTCTCTGTGTCACAGTCTACCGACGAGAGGGAGGTGAAGACAGAggtagaaaagaaggaaggagacaagAGAGAGTCTTCGAGCGTGTCTGCGCTGTCCATGCAGTACACCGTGTCCTCTCCTTCATCGTCCTCTTCTACtatgtctctgtctccttctccctcatatTCATCAACCTCCATAATCAGTGAGCTCTCACAGACAGAATCATCCAGAAAGCGCCCTCGACTCTCTCTTTTCTTGGGCAAACTCAGGTCCAGCGGTTCTatctgttcctccatccccaaTTCATCAAACTTCTTAAAAGAGTTCAAGTCCATTTCTTGCAAATATAGAGGAACATTTTTCTCCAGTTCTCCTTCTGCACTTTCCTCTTTAATCCCCTGCCAGCTCAGTATTTTAACTGTATTAGTGCTGGAGATAAAAGGAGTTACTGACCCATCAATGTGAATCATTTTAGCATCCAAAACATCCCTTTTCTCCCCCTTCTCTGCCTCTGTCCCATGGAATGATTCTGCTAGAGTCTTTTGATATGTAACTTCCTTTatctctccttca is a window from the Scomber japonicus isolate fScoJap1 chromosome 10, fScoJap1.pri, whole genome shotgun sequence genome containing:
- the LOC128365939 gene encoding transcription factor Sp1, translating into MDSQLATVLTSGSLDVQNGSQCTEGSGPVTEVFLDPKEKTSSSTLAGNLQPCPVKAVTIRQDALSINGKKPEVGGTSKPASQETSKIGGFRQPITVKTGVPVLRSQPIRIKIVVPPRCKRPITKSTISLTKDFAHSHFRRPVLISAGAAITEGNSGKIQISAVKNEGEIKEVTYQKTLAESFHGTEAEKGEKRDVLDAKMIHIDGSVTPFISSTNTVKILSWQGIKEESAEGELEKNVPLYLQEMDLNSFKKFDELGMEEQIEPLDLSLPKKRESRGRFLDDSVCESSLIMEVDEYEGEGDRDIVEEDDEGEDTVYCMDSADTLEDSLLSPSFFSTSVFTSLSSVDCDTENLLLIDDQGIPYTLSPDGLKVPQVDASTSEDPQSDQANSAELEKKGSGPSLSQSLDNALNAPSDDIHPSPTPATDSPSLGLDQTKAPEVFTSLITNSDSSKASEPCVKSVQEPNTALSQPSGISVSSQPIQILTNPSTNASILLLSSSSSSPQLSSAPVGLSLPLSVTQTSPGASTPVLLLLSSVTSSSGDSASTSTPIAVLDPTTGQLSQITTDSAPVSLPLPSGQVSTLGSPLPTLSQPVIRLSPNNPPVILSGMNNVNSSSVLTSLAVPSPAPALHNNHVNTSGGALIHAQINSSDSNLGLEAISAEEVSNENNKPSTFTAAASSPHKQCAASLTYDPSAQPSSDAEAQSPASEPKFDSSDLQSEHLPLEDHIYYSSAAAPSSPPIGTILSSGKLDPLDPLDPLSPAASPNAMSSRRVLYCQLCPRVFFYLSDLERHAITHSQKKPHVCQQCGKAFKRSSHLQRHKHIHTGQRNFVCPICAKRFREAGELQRHQRVHTGEKPYQCQLCHTRFAERNTLRRHTKRKHPYHQVAMEMLSERRDRGGGRGDGGGGGSTLQEEEESAEWYSSTVSNLDNSESEMEP